One segment of Marvinbryantia formatexigens DSM 14469 DNA contains the following:
- the udk gene encoding uridine kinase, protein MKEDGNTKAEGEETIMGDILVIGIAGGSGSGKTTLTNQIAAQLQESVTVIKHDDYYKPHDEMTYEERCRLNYDHPNAFDTELMIEHLKLLRQGKTVECPVYDYTIHNRSKDTAIINPGQVIIVEGILIFENKELCDLMDIRIFVDTDADLRIIRRIQRDVMERARSLDSVISQYLHTVKPMHEQFVEPSKKNANIIVPEGGYNQVAMEMIRNHILNHLGK, encoded by the coding sequence GTGAAAGAAGACGGAAATACAAAAGCAGAAGGAGAAGAGACGATTATGGGAGATATTCTGGTAATTGGCATTGCGGGCGGTTCCGGGAGCGGAAAGACGACGCTGACCAATCAGATTGCGGCGCAGCTCCAGGAGAGCGTGACGGTCATAAAGCATGATGACTATTATAAGCCGCACGACGAAATGACGTATGAGGAGAGGTGCCGGCTGAACTACGACCATCCGAACGCCTTCGACACGGAGCTGATGATTGAGCATCTGAAGCTGCTGCGGCAGGGGAAAACGGTGGAGTGTCCGGTGTATGATTACACCATTCACAACCGCAGCAAGGATACGGCGATCATCAATCCCGGACAGGTGATTATTGTTGAGGGGATTCTGATTTTTGAGAATAAGGAGCTGTGCGATTTGATGGATATCCGCATCTTTGTGGATACTGATGCCGATTTGCGCATTATCCGCAGAATCCAGCGCGACGTTATGGAGCGCGCCCGCAGCCTGGATTCGGTCATCAGCCAGTATCTGCACACGGTTAAGCCAATGCATGAGCAGTTTGTGGAGCCGAGCAAAAAGAACGCCAATATCATTGTGCCGGAGGGCGGTTACAATCAGGTGGCGATGGAAATGATTCGCAATCATATTCTGAATCATCTGGGCAAATAA
- a CDS encoding L,D-transpeptidase yields MRRNRRKRINRQKLEKRRSFRKKALIFLTAVVAVTAADLLYVNLMDGRFYHHTTLNGYSVSGMTAEEVVEYLKEPYNSLMLRIDEQGETVLQAPFDEIGYQVDEQALLKAVEDLIKRQSAFVYPGLLFGDRYGARVPFTVDEETFSSAVCADSLTKPRVTTTDATLVEQDGGFVIQPEVYGTDFEDSDLQALVKEAIDEQLSGGSADTTVTVEIPESIYRVPSVTQDDPDLADTLALYQRYCDAEITYTFGDVTEVLGWDTIRDWILPDSPDDPIDEEAIYNYVYALAGEYDTYGLPRTFESTNRGTMTIAYNNYGYEIDIEGEVAQLKADIAANTATTREPVYYHSGYNRNGKDDLNGTYVEVDLSNQYLWFYKHGGLVVESAIVSGLPTEDRATHEGVFTIPYKQSPANLVGQGGGPGESWDVEVEYWMPFDDGQGLHDATWQSSFGGNVYQYAGSHGCINLPLDVAAAIYYEMEEDVAILIYS; encoded by the coding sequence ATGAGAAGGAACAGACGAAAACGCATAAACCGGCAAAAGCTTGAAAAGCGGCGCTCCTTCCGGAAAAAAGCGCTGATTTTCCTTACCGCGGTCGTCGCGGTCACTGCCGCTGATTTATTATATGTAAACTTAATGGACGGACGCTTTTATCATCACACGACCCTGAACGGCTATTCCGTATCCGGCATGACCGCAGAGGAGGTCGTAGAATACCTGAAAGAGCCTTACAATTCGCTTATGCTGCGCATCGACGAGCAGGGAGAAACTGTCCTGCAGGCCCCGTTTGATGAAATCGGCTATCAGGTGGATGAGCAGGCGCTCCTTAAGGCGGTCGAAGACCTGATCAAACGGCAGAGCGCCTTTGTGTACCCCGGCCTTCTTTTCGGCGACCGGTACGGCGCCCGCGTCCCGTTTACCGTAGATGAGGAAACGTTCTCCTCGGCTGTCTGCGCGGACAGTCTCACAAAACCGCGTGTGACCACCACGGACGCAACGCTGGTGGAGCAGGACGGCGGCTTTGTCATCCAGCCGGAGGTTTACGGTACCGATTTTGAGGACAGCGATTTGCAGGCGCTGGTAAAGGAAGCCATTGATGAGCAGCTCTCCGGCGGTTCGGCGGATACCACTGTCACCGTGGAGATTCCGGAAAGCATCTACCGCGTGCCGTCCGTCACGCAGGATGACCCGGACCTTGCGGATACCCTGGCGCTCTATCAGCGGTACTGCGATGCCGAGATAACCTACACCTTCGGCGATGTGACGGAGGTGCTCGGCTGGGACACCATCCGCGACTGGATCCTGCCGGATTCCCCGGACGACCCGATCGATGAGGAAGCCATATACAATTACGTCTATGCGCTTGCCGGAGAATACGACACCTACGGTCTGCCGCGCACCTTTGAGAGCACCAACCGCGGCACCATGACAATCGCATACAACAACTATGGCTATGAAATTGATATTGAGGGAGAGGTCGCCCAGCTGAAGGCGGATATTGCCGCCAATACCGCCACCACGCGCGAGCCCGTCTACTACCACAGCGGCTACAACCGCAACGGGAAGGATGACTTAAACGGCACCTACGTGGAGGTGGACCTTTCAAACCAGTATCTGTGGTTTTACAAGCATGGCGGTCTGGTGGTGGAAAGCGCGATTGTATCCGGCCTTCCGACCGAGGACCGGGCGACGCACGAGGGCGTATTCACCATTCCCTATAAACAGAGCCCGGCAAATCTTGTCGGACAGGGCGGCGGTCCCGGTGAATCCTGGGATGTTGAAGTGGAATACTGGATGCCGTTCGACGATGGACAGGGACTGCACGACGCCACCTGGCAGAGCAGCTTCGGCGGAAACGTTTACCAGTATGCCGGTTCCCACGGCTGCATCAACCTGCCGCTCGATGTGGCGGCCGCTATCTATTATGAAATGGAAGAAGACGTTGCAATTTTAATCTACAGCTAA
- a CDS encoding OmpA family protein: protein MRRRREKDNSGFNVWRSYSDMMAGVLLLFVLIMCVSLFQAQVNYEASIKERDEKLYLQDEYTKKIMSQEDQMADQQNQLASQDELLASQDELLAAQKAQLDALAEQLATQQSQLDEQSATLASQQSALDEKTTQLADQQAQIDKIIGVKADVIEALKQEFANNNISVEIDETTGSLVMDSSVLFDYDETELTEEGQEVLGNVLPIYCSVLMQEEYFPYLAEIIIDGYTDSSGGYEYNLELSQRRSLAVAEYLLGISQSFLDADDQDALKEKLTVNGHSSSNLVLNENGEEDADASRRVEVKFRLKDEEMIEELQAILNS, encoded by the coding sequence ATGAGAAGACGCAGAGAGAAGGATAACAGCGGTTTCAATGTATGGCGCTCCTATTCGGATATGATGGCAGGCGTTCTGCTGCTTTTTGTGCTGATTATGTGCGTCTCGCTTTTCCAGGCGCAGGTAAATTACGAGGCGAGCATTAAGGAGCGCGATGAAAAGCTGTATCTGCAGGATGAATATACAAAAAAGATTATGAGCCAGGAGGACCAGATGGCGGACCAGCAGAACCAGCTTGCGTCGCAGGATGAGCTGCTTGCGTCCCAGGATGAACTGCTTGCCGCGCAGAAGGCGCAGCTTGACGCCCTGGCGGAACAGCTCGCCACGCAGCAGTCGCAGCTCGACGAGCAGAGCGCCACGCTGGCGAGCCAGCAGAGCGCGCTTGATGAAAAGACCACACAGCTTGCCGACCAGCAGGCGCAGATTGATAAAATCATCGGTGTGAAGGCGGATGTCATCGAGGCGCTAAAGCAGGAGTTTGCCAACAATAACATCAGCGTCGAAATCGACGAGACGACCGGTTCCCTGGTGATGGATTCCAGCGTGCTGTTCGACTATGACGAGACGGAGCTGACAGAGGAGGGGCAGGAGGTGCTCGGCAATGTGCTGCCGATTTACTGCAGCGTGCTGATGCAGGAGGAGTATTTCCCATATCTTGCCGAAATCATCATCGACGGCTATACCGACAGCAGCGGCGGCTATGAGTACAATCTGGAGCTTTCGCAGCGCCGTTCCCTGGCGGTTGCGGAATATCTGCTCGGCATCAGCCAGAGCTTTCTGGACGCTGACGACCAGGACGCGCTGAAGGAAAAGCTGACCGTAAACGGACATTCCAGCAGCAATCTGGTGCTGAATGAAAACGGGGAGGAGGACGCGGATGCCTCCCGCCGTGTGGAAGTAAAATTCCGCCTGAAGGACGAAGAAATGATTGAAGAGCTGCAGGCGATACTGAATTCCTGA
- a CDS encoding MotA/TolQ/ExbB proton channel family protein — translation MGRKWFDKVLFVLVIVACIVFTWFVGRGALDMMLYNFAFLVLMVIICIVGMVLGFGKMAKLERAFDNAAEEIDNTFNVVDSIESSPASLPEDLFENEELDERYHEFTGFIRKSQSGIGDIEDYINEDEVDSIFGRRLVELIPDVLTSLGILGTFIGLVFGLKNFEPSDYEAMTASVTSLVNGIKVAFLTSIYGLSLSLVFGYGTKAAYSDLMNSLRRFLDKFHHYVIPSAEAEARNIMVNYQSEQTEAIAKMTEQFSEHLANSFEKVITPSFRKMNQSMDVLTETMAKGQEELLSGLLEDFLQKMRSSFQLQFDNFNEALEELTKAQNALAENTKNLYHDMAQELRTTFENESTNMQGMVREMGAMHKEYLTSAQQTIDTNQQYSESLNQNYRQVISYLQEAEQSSAKFWVACNQAMQKYVSAASVSVEGFAAASQHNSNLYEANVKLVESYNERMQEFVQYQKLTAKTMEQVQNLLYNIVTAPESGHRTNIRNMAVNNSNRDLLLDIQKTLQEQGERQEELLETMVAYMKESSRKKGRGIFRGDK, via the coding sequence ATGGGGAGAAAATGGTTTGACAAGGTACTTTTTGTGCTGGTAATCGTGGCGTGCATCGTGTTTACCTGGTTTGTCGGCAGGGGCGCGCTCGATATGATGCTGTATAATTTTGCTTTCCTGGTGCTGATGGTGATTATCTGCATCGTGGGGATGGTGCTTGGCTTCGGCAAAATGGCAAAGCTGGAGCGGGCGTTTGATAACGCTGCGGAGGAGATTGACAACACCTTCAATGTGGTGGATTCCATAGAAAGCTCCCCGGCGTCGCTGCCGGAGGATTTGTTTGAAAATGAGGAGCTGGACGAGCGCTATCATGAATTTACCGGCTTTATCAGAAAGAGCCAGAGCGGCATCGGAGATATTGAGGATTATATTAATGAGGATGAGGTGGACAGTATTTTTGGCAGGCGTCTGGTGGAGCTGATACCGGATGTGCTGACAAGCCTTGGTATTCTCGGCACCTTCATCGGACTGGTATTTGGTCTGAAGAATTTTGAGCCGTCCGATTACGAGGCGATGACAGCGTCTGTTACCTCTCTGGTAAACGGTATTAAGGTGGCCTTCCTTACGTCCATTTACGGGCTTTCGCTTTCGCTGGTGTTCGGCTACGGGACGAAGGCGGCGTACAGTGATCTGATGAACAGCCTGCGGCGCTTCCTCGATAAATTCCATCATTACGTGATTCCGTCGGCGGAGGCGGAAGCGCGCAATATCATGGTAAACTACCAGAGCGAGCAGACCGAGGCGATTGCCAAAATGACGGAGCAGTTCTCCGAGCATCTGGCGAACAGCTTTGAGAAGGTTATCACGCCCTCCTTCCGCAAGATGAATCAGTCGATGGACGTTCTCACAGAGACGATGGCGAAGGGGCAGGAGGAGCTTTTAAGCGGTCTTCTGGAGGACTTCCTTCAGAAAATGCGTTCCTCCTTCCAGCTTCAGTTTGATAATTTCAACGAGGCGCTGGAGGAGCTGACGAAGGCGCAGAACGCTCTGGCGGAGAATACGAAGAATCTTTATCACGATATGGCGCAGGAGCTGCGCACGACCTTTGAAAACGAGAGCACCAACATGCAGGGAATGGTGCGCGAAATGGGCGCCATGCATAAGGAGTATCTGACAAGCGCACAGCAGACGATAGACACCAACCAGCAGTATTCGGAATCTCTGAACCAGAATTACCGCCAGGTGATATCGTATCTGCAGGAGGCGGAGCAGAGCTCGGCAAAATTCTGGGTGGCGTGCAACCAGGCGATGCAGAAATATGTCAGCGCCGCCAGCGTCAGCGTGGAGGGCTTTGCGGCGGCAAGCCAGCACAACAGCAATCTCTACGAAGCAAACGTGAAGCTGGTGGAGAGCTACAACGAGCGGATGCAGGAATTCGTGCAGTACCAGAAGCTGACGGCGAAGACGATGGAGCAGGTGCAGAATCTGCTGTACAATATCGTTACGGCGCCGGAGTCCGGACACCGGACAAATATCCGCAATATGGCGGTGAACAACAGCAACCGCGACCTGCTGCTTGATATCCAGAAAACGCTGCAGGAGCAGGGAGAGCGCCAGGAGGAGCTTCTGGAGACGATGGTCGCTTACATGAAGGAGAGCAGCCGCAAAAAAGGAAGAGGCATTTTCCGCGGAGATAAGTAA
- a CDS encoding uracil-DNA glycosylase, whose protein sequence is MPPISNDWLAPLKPEFSKPYYKKLYQTVNEEYRTHLIFPPADDIFNAFALTPLSEVKVVILGQDPYHGDGQAHGLCFSVKPDVEIPPSLVNIYKELQDDCGCYIPNNGYLTKWAKQGVLLLNTVLTVRAHQANSHRGIGWEEFTDAAIRILNEQDRPIVFILWGKPAQMKKAMLNNPQHLILEAPHPSPLSAYRGFFGSRPFSRTNKFLQQHGIEPIDWQIENV, encoded by the coding sequence ATGCCACCGATTTCGAATGACTGGCTGGCTCCGCTGAAGCCGGAGTTTTCCAAGCCATATTATAAAAAACTGTACCAGACAGTAAACGAGGAATACCGCACGCATCTTATTTTTCCGCCGGCGGATGATATTTTCAATGCGTTTGCGCTTACGCCGCTCTCCGAAGTAAAGGTGGTTATTTTAGGGCAGGACCCGTACCACGGCGACGGGCAGGCGCACGGGCTCTGCTTTTCAGTAAAGCCGGACGTGGAGATTCCGCCGTCGCTGGTAAATATTTACAAGGAGCTGCAGGATGACTGCGGCTGCTATATTCCAAACAACGGTTATCTGACAAAGTGGGCGAAGCAGGGTGTGCTCCTTTTAAACACCGTGCTGACAGTGCGGGCGCACCAGGCAAATTCCCACCGCGGCATCGGCTGGGAGGAATTTACTGACGCAGCAATCCGTATTCTGAATGAACAGGACCGACCAATCGTGTTTATCCTCTGGGGAAAGCCGGCGCAGATGAAAAAGGCGATGCTGAATAATCCGCAGCATCTGATTCTGGAAGCGCCCCATCCCAGTCCGCTCTCTGCATACAGGGGCTTTTTCGGGAGCAGACCGTTCAGCAGGACGAATAAATTTCTGCAGCAGCACGGCATCGAGCCGATTGACTGGCAGATAGAGAACGTATAA
- the hisF gene encoding imidazole glycerol phosphate synthase subunit HisF yields MFTKRIIPCLDVHNGRVVKGVNFVNLRDAGDPVEIAAAYDEAGADELVFLDITASSDKRGTVVDMVRRVAERVFIPFTVGGGIRTVEDFKVLLREGADKISINSSAINRPELISEAADKFGSQCVVVAIDARRREDGSGWNIYKNGGRIDVGIDAIEWAEKVCRLGAGEILLTSMDCDGTKAGYDIALTRAIADAVSVPVIASGGAGTMEHFYDALTKGGADAALAASLFHYKELEIQEVKKYLQSRNVSVRM; encoded by the coding sequence ATGTTTACGAAGAGAATCATTCCCTGCCTGGATGTGCATAATGGCAGGGTAGTAAAGGGCGTCAATTTTGTAAATCTGCGGGACGCGGGCGACCCGGTGGAGATTGCGGCGGCATATGACGAGGCGGGCGCGGACGAGCTTGTTTTCCTTGATATTACCGCTTCTTCCGACAAGCGCGGCACGGTGGTCGATATGGTGCGCAGAGTTGCCGAGCGGGTGTTTATCCCCTTTACCGTAGGGGGCGGTATCCGCACTGTGGAGGATTTTAAGGTATTATTGCGGGAGGGTGCGGATAAAATATCCATAAATTCTTCCGCCATCAACCGACCGGAGCTGATCAGCGAGGCGGCGGATAAATTCGGGAGCCAGTGCGTGGTCGTTGCCATCGACGCGAGACGCAGGGAGGACGGAAGCGGTTGGAATATTTATAAAAACGGCGGCAGGATAGATGTTGGTATCGATGCCATCGAGTGGGCAGAGAAGGTCTGCCGTCTGGGAGCCGGAGAGATTCTGCTCACCAGCATGGACTGCGACGGCACGAAGGCGGGATATGATATCGCTCTCACGCGCGCCATCGCCGATGCGGTTTCCGTTCCGGTGATTGCCTCCGGCGGCGCAGGTACGATGGAACATTTTTACGACGCGCTGACAAAAGGAGGCGCAGACGCGGCGCTTGCCGCTTCGCTGTTTCATTATAAGGAGCTGGAAATACAGGAAGTAAAGAAATATCTGCAGAGCAGAAATGTTTCGGTAAGAATGTGA
- the hisH gene encoding imidazole glycerol phosphate synthase subunit HisH — protein MIAIIDYDAGNLKSVYKALQFLENEACVTRDAQEILRADKVILPGVGSFGDAMQKLREYDLVPVIREVVEQKKPFLGICLGLQLLFERSEESPGVEGLGILPGEILRIPEKEGLKVPHIGWNSLRFDHPGRLFAGMPPETYVYFVHSYYLKARDEDIVTASTEYGVHIHASVEKDNVFACQFHPEKSSRAGLQILKNFTEAGEEQ, from the coding sequence GTGATAGCAATTATTGACTACGATGCTGGTAATCTGAAGAGTGTATATAAGGCACTGCAGTTTCTGGAAAATGAAGCCTGCGTCACCAGGGACGCGCAGGAGATTCTGCGCGCAGATAAGGTGATTCTGCCGGGTGTCGGTTCCTTTGGCGATGCCATGCAGAAGCTGAGAGAATATGACCTGGTGCCGGTCATCCGTGAGGTAGTGGAGCAGAAAAAGCCGTTTCTCGGCATCTGTCTCGGTCTGCAGCTTTTATTTGAGCGCAGCGAGGAATCTCCGGGCGTGGAGGGGCTTGGTATTCTGCCGGGTGAAATTCTGCGCATTCCGGAAAAAGAGGGACTGAAGGTGCCGCATATCGGCTGGAATTCGCTGCGGTTCGACCATCCGGGGCGGCTGTTTGCCGGTATGCCTCCGGAAACGTACGTCTATTTTGTGCATTCCTATTATTTAAAGGCGCGCGATGAAGACATCGTGACGGCGTCCACGGAATACGGCGTTCATATCCACGCGTCGGTGGAAAAGGATAATGTGTTCGCCTGTCAGTTCCATCCGGAGAAGAGCAGCCGTGCGGGACTGCAGATACTGAAAAATTTCACGGAAGCCGGGGAGGAGCAGTAA
- a CDS encoding sensor histidine kinase produces MKHSIKTQLIISFAGLIGVMLALNLLINNLFLEKFYIRQKESNLIEIYNEINRVEDYADYQGDAFDRNFRRISGTNNVDLVILYVDTNGSAWAVYQSQEDKIMFARIQGYLYGFNLLDDERDVLLQTSSYSIQKFKDSADSTEYLEAWGKLDNGCYLLMRIPLQSIVENVKISNQFTFYIIIAASLLSILLVWCISKKISDPIQELTILSRRMANLEFDAKYTSGGKNEIGELGKNFNHMSETLEKTISELKTANNELQKDIEKKTQIDEMRKEFLSNVSHELKTPIALIQGYAEGLQECINDDEQSREFYCEVIMDEASKMNNMVKKLLSLNQLEFGNDVVNMVRFDLTELLGGVVQSTRILAEQKNVSVQFDEQAPVYVWGDEFKLEEVVTNYVSNALNHVNEGGRIEVSVGRQGDKVRTSVFNTGSHIPEEDLEKVWIKFYKVDKARTREYGGSGIGLSIVKAIMESMHQQYGVYNCEDGVCFWFELDCSKGE; encoded by the coding sequence ATGAAGCACTCGATCAAAACACAGCTTATTATCAGCTTTGCGGGGCTGATCGGGGTGATGCTGGCGCTGAATCTGCTGATCAACAATCTGTTTCTGGAAAAATTCTACATCCGCCAGAAGGAGTCGAATCTGATCGAGATCTATAATGAGATCAACCGCGTGGAGGATTATGCAGACTACCAGGGAGATGCGTTTGACAGGAATTTCCGGCGCATCAGCGGTACCAACAATGTCGATCTGGTGATTCTGTACGTGGACACGAACGGGAGCGCCTGGGCGGTTTACCAGAGTCAGGAGGACAAGATCATGTTTGCGCGCATCCAGGGCTATCTTTACGGTTTTAACCTGCTGGATGACGAGCGGGATGTCCTGCTGCAGACGAGCTCCTACAGCATCCAGAAATTTAAGGATTCCGCGGATTCCACGGAGTACCTGGAGGCATGGGGGAAGCTGGACAACGGCTGCTATCTGCTGATGCGTATACCGCTGCAGTCGATTGTGGAAAACGTAAAAATATCCAACCAGTTTACCTTTTACATTATCATCGCTGCCTCGCTGCTGAGTATCCTTCTGGTCTGGTGTATTTCCAAAAAGATTTCCGACCCCATCCAGGAGCTCACCATCCTCTCCAGGAGGATGGCAAATCTGGAATTTGACGCGAAATATACCAGCGGCGGAAAAAATGAGATCGGTGAGCTTGGCAAAAATTTCAATCACATGTCGGAGACGCTGGAAAAAACGATTTCCGAGCTGAAAACGGCGAACAACGAGCTGCAGAAGGATATTGAGAAGAAAACGCAGATCGATGAGATGCGCAAGGAGTTTCTGTCTAATGTCTCACATGAGCTGAAGACGCCGATTGCGCTGATTCAGGGCTATGCGGAGGGGCTGCAGGAATGCATCAACGATGATGAGCAGAGCAGGGAGTTTTACTGCGAGGTTATCATGGACGAGGCGTCCAAAATGAACAACATGGTAAAGAAGCTGCTCAGTCTGAACCAGCTCGAATTTGGCAACGACGTGGTAAACATGGTGCGCTTTGACTTGACGGAGCTGTTGGGCGGCGTCGTGCAGTCGACGCGGATTCTGGCGGAGCAGAAAAATGTCTCGGTTCAGTTTGACGAGCAGGCGCCGGTGTATGTCTGGGGCGATGAATTCAAGCTGGAGGAGGTCGTCACAAATTATGTCAGCAATGCGCTCAACCATGTGAACGAGGGTGGCAGGATTGAAGTAAGCGTCGGGCGGCAGGGAGATAAGGTGCGCACCAGTGTCTTTAATACCGGCAGCCATATACCGGAGGAGGACCTGGAGAAGGTCTGGATTAAATTTTATAAGGTAGACAAGGCGCGGACCAGAGAATACGGCGGAAGCGGAATCGGGCTTTCCATCGTAAAGGCAATCATGGAATCCATGCACCAGCAGTACGGCGTTTATAACTGTGAGGACGGCGTCTGCTTCTGGTTTGAGCTTGACTGCAGCAAAGGAGAGTAA
- a CDS encoding response regulator transcription factor, producing the protein MENLKVLVVDDESRMRKLVKDFLVKKDFTVLEAEDGAQAVDVFFSTKDIALVILDVMMPKMDGWQVCREIRGVSNVPIIMLTARADERDELLGFELGVDEYISKPFSPKILVARVEAILRRSNALAPDKIMTAGKISLDKAAHVVKADGQSVDLSYKEFELLSYFMENQGIALSREKILNSVWNYDYFGDARTIDTHVKKLRSKLGKQGDYIKTIWGMGYKFEVE; encoded by the coding sequence ATGGAAAATTTAAAGGTTCTGGTAGTGGATGATGAGAGCAGGATGCGAAAGCTGGTGAAAGACTTCCTGGTGAAGAAAGACTTTACAGTATTGGAGGCGGAGGATGGCGCGCAGGCGGTCGACGTCTTTTTTTCTACAAAGGACATCGCGCTGGTGATCCTGGACGTCATGATGCCGAAGATGGACGGCTGGCAGGTTTGCCGGGAGATCCGCGGCGTCTCGAATGTGCCGATTATCATGCTGACGGCGCGTGCGGACGAGCGGGATGAGCTGCTCGGCTTTGAGCTGGGCGTGGATGAGTACATTTCCAAGCCGTTCAGCCCGAAAATTCTGGTGGCGCGTGTGGAGGCGATTCTGCGCAGAAGCAACGCGCTGGCGCCGGATAAGATCATGACCGCGGGAAAGATCAGCCTGGATAAGGCGGCGCATGTCGTAAAGGCGGACGGGCAGAGCGTGGACTTAAGCTATAAGGAATTTGAACTCCTGAGCTATTTCATGGAAAATCAGGGCATTGCGCTGTCACGCGAGAAAATTTTAAACAGTGTCTGGAATTATGATTATTTCGGGGATGCAAGAACCATCGATACCCATGTGAAAAAGCTGCGCAGCAAGCTGGGAAAACAGGGAGATTACATCAAAACCATCTGGGGTATGGGCTATAAATTCGAGGTGGAATAA
- a CDS encoding helix-turn-helix domain-containing protein — protein MILAEKIMDLRKKNGWSQEELAQQLRVSRQSVSKWEGGQSVPDLDKLLALSQIFGVTLDYLVKDEISSEEVQYTATDIPEDDLPHVSVEEADAFLATVQTAARQIAFGVSLCILSPITLLLLGILSETGRSRITEDMAGGLGVAVLLIMVAAAIPLFIKNGMQLDHYKHITQHNFHAEYGVESIAQDRMEKFSGTYTKGIIYGVLIIILGVVPLMLAAGFHASDFIMVVCLCFLLALIAVAVFFLVKNGMIQESYHQILQTGDFAPEKRAQSRRNETIGTIYWCSVTAIYLAVSLAENNWDKSWIIWPVAGVLFAAVLGFAQLLMKERRE, from the coding sequence ATGATTTTAGCGGAAAAAATTATGGATCTCAGAAAAAAGAACGGCTGGTCACAGGAGGAGCTGGCACAGCAGCTCCGTGTGTCGCGGCAGTCCGTCTCGAAGTGGGAGGGCGGGCAGTCTGTTCCGGACCTGGATAAGCTGCTCGCGCTCAGTCAGATTTTCGGCGTGACGCTTGACTATCTGGTAAAGGATGAAATCAGCAGCGAGGAGGTGCAGTATACTGCAACAGACATTCCGGAAGATGACCTGCCGCATGTATCTGTTGAGGAAGCGGACGCTTTTCTTGCCACTGTGCAGACAGCCGCCCGGCAGATTGCCTTCGGCGTTTCCCTCTGCATTCTCTCCCCCATCACGCTTCTGCTGCTCGGCATCCTCTCAGAGACAGGGCGGTCGCGCATTACGGAGGATATGGCGGGCGGTCTTGGCGTTGCCGTCCTCCTCATTATGGTCGCCGCCGCCATTCCGCTCTTTATTAAGAACGGAATGCAGCTTGACCACTACAAACATATTACGCAGCACAATTTCCACGCGGAATACGGCGTGGAGAGTATCGCACAGGACCGCATGGAGAAATTTTCCGGAACCTACACAAAAGGCATCATATACGGCGTCCTTATCATCATTCTCGGCGTCGTTCCCCTGATGCTGGCAGCCGGTTTTCATGCCTCCGATTTCATTATGGTCGTCTGCCTCTGCTTTCTGCTTGCTCTCATCGCCGTTGCCGTCTTCTTTCTGGTGAAAAACGGCATGATACAGGAAAGCTATCATCAGATTCTGCAGACCGGCGACTTTGCCCCGGAAAAAAGAGCCCAGAGCAGGCGCAACGAAACCATCGGAACCATCTACTGGTGCAGTGTGACGGCAATTTATCTCGCTGTCAGCCTCGCCGAAAACAACTGGGACAAAAGCTGGATCATCTGGCCGGTAGCAGGCGTGCTTTTCGCCGCCGTGCTCGGCTTTGCACAGCTTCTGATGAAAGAGCGCCGGGAATAA